The genomic interval TGTTGCCCGAGGATGTCGAGGATGCGTTCGCCAACCCGGGCGTGGTGCAGTCACCGATTAAGTCCGACCCGCAGTGGCGCAAGACCACCTGCCCGGACTGCGGCGGCCCCGCCGAACGCGAGACCGACACCTTCGACACCTTCATGGAGTCGAGCTGGTACACCGCGCGCTACACCTCGCCCGGTGCCGCGGACATGGTCGACGAGCGCGCCAATTACTGGATGCCGGTCGACCAGTACATCGGCGGTATCGAGCACGCGATCCTGCACCTGCTGTACTTCCGCTTCTACCATCGCCTGATGCGCGACGCGGGCCTGGTGCACGGCGACGAGCCGGTGCGCAACCTGCTGACCCAGGGCATGGTGATCGCCGAGACGTTCTATCGGGACCAGGACAACGGCGGCAAGGACTGGATCCATCCGGCCGATGTCGAGGTCACTCGCGACGACAAGGGCCGCATCGTCGGCGCGGTGTGCAAGCGCGACGGCGCGCCTGTGCGGGTGGGCGGCGTGGAGAAGATGTCCAAGTCCAAGAACAACGGCATCGATCCGCAATCGATGATCGACAAGTACGGCGCCGACACCGTGCGCCTGTTCTCGATGTTCGCCGCCCCGCCCGAGCAGTCGCTGGAATGGAACGAGGCCGGCGTCGAGGGCATGGCGCGCTTCCTGCGCAGACTGTGGACGCAGGTCCAGCGGCATGTCGAGGCTGGTCCTGCCGGCGCCTTCGACGTCGCCGCCGCGACCCCGGCGCAGCGGACGCTGCGCCGTCAGCTGCACGAGGCGATCCAGAAGGTGGGCGACGACTACGGCCGCCGCCACAGCTTCAACACCGCGATCGCGGCGGTGATGGAACTGTTCAACCACGTACAGAAGTTCGAGGCCGACAACGCCAACGCACGCGCGCTGCTGCAGGAGACCCTTTCGACGATCGTGCTGCTGCTCAATCCGATCACCCCGCACATCGCGCACGCGCTGTGGCAGCTGCTGGGCCACCCCGAGACCCTGCTCGAGGACCAGCCGTTCCCGCGTGCCGACCCATCCGCGCTGGCACGCGATGCGTTGACCCTGGCCGTCCAGGTCAACGGCAAGCTGCGCGGCACGATCGAGGTCGCTGCCGACGCCGCCAAGGACGTGGTCGAGGCGCAGGCCTTGGCCGAGCCGAACGTGGCGCGGTTCCTCGCCCAGATGACCGTGCGCAAGGTCATCGTGGTGCCGGGCAAGATCGTCAACATCGTCGCCGCCTGAACCTGCCGGGGCGGCGCGTCCGCGCGCCGCTTGCCGGCCAAGACCGCCTCGTCCAGACTCCGCCCATGAGCATCCTCCGCCCGGTTTCCCTCCGTCTGGCCGCTGTCGCCACGGTCCTTGCGCTGACCCTGTCGGCTTGCGGCTTCCATCTGCGCAACGCGCTGACGCTGCCGACGGAGCTGGGGCCGGTGGACATCGTCTCGTCCGATCCCTACAGCCGGCTCGCACGCTCGGTCGAGCGCGCGCTGGCCGCGGCCGGCGCGCAGATCGCCCCTGACGAGGCGGTCGATGTCGCCGTGCTCGACATCCGGTCCGAGCGTTGGGCGTCGCTGCCGGCCAGTCTCGACGCCCAGGGCCGCGCGCAGGAGTACACGCTGCGCTACGCGGTGGTGTTCTCGATGCGCGATGCCGACGGCCGCGACATCGTGCCCCAGCAGGCGATCGAGCTGGCGCGTGACTACCTGGCGCTGCCGACCGATTCGATCGGCGCCGATTCCGAGCGCGAGTTGCTGTCGCGCGAGCTCGAGCGCGAAATGACCGCCTCGATCATCCGCCGCATCGATGCGGTGTTCCGCAACCCGCAGGAACGCGAGCGCGGTTGATGGCGACAGTCCCGGCCAGCGGCGCGTCCTCGCCGTGGAGCTGACCCCCGAGCGCCTGGCTGCGCAACTGGCGCGCGAGCCGTTGCGGCCGGCCTACCTGATCGCCGGGCCCGAGCCGCTGCGCGTGCTCGAGGCCGCCGACGCGGTGCGGGCCGCGGCGCGCGCCCAAGGCGTGTCCGAGCGCGAGGTGTTCGAGCCCGAAGGCCGCGACGTGGACTGGAACGCGCTCGAGGCGACGTTCCGCGCGCCCAGCCTGTTCGCCAGCCGACGGCTGGTCGAGTTGCGCCTGCCCACGACCAAGCCCGGCAAGGAAGGCGCGCAGGTCATCGCCGGCTTCTGCGCCGATCCGCCGGCCGACGTCACCTTGCTGATCACCGGCGGCGAATGGAGCCGGCAGCATGGCGGCAAGTGGAGCGAGGCGGTGGCCGCAGTCGGGCACCTGGTGATCGCCTGGCAGGTCAAGCCGCACGAACTCGAAGGCTGGATGGAGGCGCGCCTGCGCAGTCGCGGCGTGCCCGCCGAGCGGGCGGCGGTGCAACTGCTGGCCGAGCGCGTCGACGGCAACCTGCTGGCCGCAGCGCAGGAGGTCGACAAGCTCGCGCTGCTGGCCGACGGTCAGCCGCTGGATGCGGCGCGGATGCAGGCGCTGGTCGCCGATGCCGCGCGCTACGACGTGTTCCGGCTGCTCGATGCGACGATGAACGGCCAGCCGGCGCAGGCCGCGCGAATGCTCGCCGGCCTGCGCGCCGAGGGCGCGGCGATTCCCGCGCTGATGGGCATGATCGTCATGGAACTCACGCGCGCGGCCAGTCTGGCGCAGGTCCAGGCGCGCGGCGGCAACATGGCCGCCGAATTCAAGGCCCAGCGCATCTGGGACGCGCGCCAGGCCGGCTACCGGCGTGCGCTGCAGCGGCACCCGGCCGCACGCTGGGACCGCTTCGTCGCCGAGGCCGGCCGGATCGACCGGATCGCCAAGGGGCGCGGCCGGCCGGGGATCGACCCGGCCGACGCCTGGCTTGCGCTGGAGCGGTTGCTGATCGCGGTCGCCGACGCCCGGGCCGGCGCGCTGCTGGCGGCCTGACCCCGGCGATGCTCTATCTGGTCTACGGCGGCACCTTCGATCCAGTGCATTGCGGCCATCTGGCGATCGCGCGGGCCGCGCGCGACGCGCTGGGCTGCACCGTCCGGCTGATGCCCGCTGCCGATCCGCCGCATCGTGCGCCGCCCGGGGCCGATGCCACGCAGCGCGCGGCGATGATCGCGCTGGCGATCGACGGCGAGCCGGGCCTGCTGCTCGATCGCGAGGAACTGCGGCGTGGCGGCCGCAGTTACACCGTCGACACATTGACTGCGCTACGCGCGCGCCTGGGCGATGCGCGGCCATTGGCGTGGCTGGTCGGCGCCGACAGCCTGCTCGGCCTGCCGCACTGGCATCGCTGGCAGGCGCTGTTCGCACTGGCGCATCTGGTGGTCGCCGAACGTCCGGGCAGTGGCTTGGACGGCGCGCTGGCCCCTGACCTGGCGGCCTGCCTGGCCGATCGCTGGACCGACACGCCGGCCGCGTTGTCGGCGACCCCGGCCGGGCGGGTGCTGCGCTTGCGCCAGCCGCTGCATCCGGTCTCGGCCACGCAAGTCCGCGCGCAGGCGGCCGCCGGTGCGTCGCTGGCGGGGCTGGTGCCTGACGCGGTGGCCGCATTCATCGAGGAGAAGGGGCTGTACCGGCCGCAGCTGGGCGCTCCGCTATAATCCACGCCGCACTTTTCGAGTCCCGATCCCTTGTCCGATACCGCTCGCGTCATCAAGACCCGTCTGCCCGAGCCGCCGCCGCCGGCAGATGTCCTGCTCCGAACCGCGCTCGATGCGGTCGATCACCTCAAGGCCGTCGACGTCGTCGATATCGATGTGCGCGGCCGCAGCAGCGTCTGCGACTTCATGGTCGTCGCCTCCGGGACCTCCAGCCGCCACGTGAAGTCGATCGCCGACGAGGTCGTCAAGCGCGCCAAGCAGCTCGACTGCCAGCCGCTCGGCGTCGAGGGCGAGCGCGAGGCCGAATGGGTGCTCGTGGACCTGGGCGATGTGGTCGTGCACGTCATGCTGCCGCGCGTGCGCGAGTTCTACGCGCTCGAGCGCCTGTGGACGGTCGGCGACCAGCCGCCGGGCGCCGGCGAGCCGCGCAGCGACGGGTGAAGCGGCATCCGGCCCCGGCCGATGCTTGTCAGTCACGCGTGACCGCATGAAGGCCCGCCTGGTCGCAGTCGGCGAGCGCGCCCCCGCCTGGGTGGCCGATGGCTTCGGTGAGTACCGCAAGCGCCTGTCGCACTGGTTGCCGCTGGACCTGGTGGAGGTCGAGCCGGGCCTGCGTGGCAAGGGCCGCGACACGGTGCGTGCGATGGCCGACGAGGGCGCGCGCGTGCTCGCCGCGCTGCCGCGCAACGCCTGGGTGGTCGCGCTCGACGGGCGAGGACGGATGCATTCGTCCGAGGACCTCGCGCAGCGGCTGGAGCACTGGCGCGCGCAGGGGCGGGATCTGGCGTTTCTGATCGGCGGACCGGAAGGCCACGCCGACGCGGTGCTGGCGCGCGCCGATGAGCGCTGGTCGCTCGGCCCGTTGACGCTGCCGCACATGCTGGTGCGGCTGGTGCTGGCCGAACAGCTCTACCGCGCCGCGGCGATGCTGGCCAACCACCCCTACCACCGCGCCTGAGGCCGGTGCCCGCGACGGCGACGGGCGCCGCGCGTGTGGGCCGCCGCGCTACAGCCGCGCGTCGACCTCGTCGGCCGGCAGGATCGCCTTGACGTCGAACAGCACCGCGCCGGGCTTGCCGTAGGCGCGGATGCCGGCGCTGCCGAGCTCGCGGAACTGGGTGTGCGCGACCGCCAGCACGATGGCGTCGTAGGCGCTCGCCTCGGGCGTGGCGACCGGGCGCAGCCCGTACTCGTGCTCGGCGTAGGCCGGGGCCACCCAGGGATCGTGCACGTCCACCTCGACGCCGTAGCTGCGCAGTTCGGCGACCACGTCGACCACGCGCGTGTTGCGCAGGTCCGGGCAATTCTCCTTGAACGCCAGGCCCAGCACCAGCACGCGTGCGCCGGCGGTCTGGATGCCGCGCTGCTGCATCAGCTTCACCAGCCGCTGCGCTACGTGCAGGCCCATACTGTCGTTGATGCGGCGCCCGGCGAGGATGACCTCCGGGTGGTAGCCGATCTGCTGGGCCTTGTGGGTGAGGTAGTAGGGATCGACGCCGATGCAGTGGCCGCCGACCAGACCGGGGCGGAACGGCAGGAAGTTCCACTTCGTACCGGCCGCTTCGAGCACCTCGTGGGTGTCGATGCCGAGCCGTTCGAAGATCAGCGCCAGTTCGTTGACCAGCGCGATGTTGACGTCGCGCTGGGTGTTCTCGATGACCTTCGCAGCTTCGGCCACGCGGATGCTCGAGACCCGGTGCGTGCCGGCTTCGACGATGTCGCGGTAGAGCGCATCGACGAAGTCGGCCGCGGCCGGCGAGGAGCCGGCAGTGACCTTCAGCGTGTTCTCCAGGCGGTGCAGCTTGTCGCCCGGGTTGATCCGCTCGGGGCTGTAGCCGACATGGAAATCGTCGCGGTAGCGCAAGCCCGAGGCCTGCTCGAGGATCGGGACGCAGACCTCCTCGGTCGCGCCTGGATACACCGTGGATTCGTAGATCACCACGTCGCCGGCCGCGAGCGTGGCGCCGACCGCGCGGCTCGCGCGTTCCAGCGCCGACAGATCCGGCCGGCGGTAGTCGTCGACCGGCGTCGGCACGGTGATCACATGCACGTTGCAGCGCGCGAGCGCTGCCGGGTCAGCGCTGTAGTGCAGGTGTGTCGCTGCGCGCAGTTCGTCTTCCGACAGCTCGCGGGTATGGTCATGGCCGGCCTGCAACTGCTCGATGCGCGCCTGGTCGATGTCGAAGCCCAGTGTGGGGTGGCGTCGCCCGAACGCGACCGCGAGCGGCAGGCCGACGTATCCCAGGCCGACGACGGAAATGCGGATGTCGTCGCGTGTGGGCAGCGTTGCGCTCATGGGCGAGGGGCATTCGGAAAAAGAGGACGGCGCAGTTTAGCGCAGCGTCCCGGGGCGGCCGGGTCAGCGCTGCGCGAGCCAGTCGGCGACCGTGTCGGGCTGCCGCATCCAGGCGAAGTGGTCGGCGGCGATGCCCAGCGCCTGGGCATCGAAGGTCGCGACCGTCAGCGCCGATGTGGCGAGCTTGCCGAGCAGGTAGCGCAGCGAGGACGCCGGGGCCAGCCAGTCGTCGGCCAGCACGGCAGCCGCGACCGGAACATCGACCCGATGCAGCGCGGTGTCCAGGTCCAGATCGAGGCCGGCGGCGCGATAGCGGCCCGACAGCCCGCTGCGCGTCCAGTCGGCGATGACGCCGCGGGCTTCATTGCCGCCGAAGCCGAGTCGGCGACCGGGCAGCACGCCGTTGACCCGCGACAGCCAGGCCATGAACCGGTACAGCGCCGGCAGTGCGAGCGCGCGCGGTCCGGGGAAGGCGCGCCAGTACGGTGCGCCGCTGGCGACCAGCCACAGCGCCTGTGCCGCATCGGGTCGGCAGGCCAGATGGCAGCATGCGAGCTGGCCGCCGAGGCTGTGGCCGCCGATGATGCGTCCGGCGTCGGGCACGGCCGCGTGCATCGCCGCCTCGCTGCAAGCGATGTCGTCGAGCAGGTCGCGATAGCCCCAATCGATGTGGCGTCCGGCGCGCAGCCCGCTCGAACCGATGCCGCGCCATTCGTGCAGGAATACCGCGACCCCGTGCGCCGCCAGGCGTTCGGCGAACGGCAGGTAGTGCCGCGCCGGCACCCCCATCGCGGGCAGCCAGAGCAGGCTGCGCTGCGGCGAGGCCGGCACGCGCGCGATCAGCTCGTAGCGGTGGCCATCGCCTGCAACCAGGGCCAGGGGCGGCGACGGCGTGTTCATCGGGCGATTGGCCCCAGGTGGCCGAGCACGCTGACCGCGCTCCGGCCGGGCCGGTAGGCGTCGCGCATCGTCGCGTGCACATAGTCGATGCCCTGACGGCAGGCGTCCGGCGCCGATGCCCCCAGCGCCAGGTGCGCGGCGATCGCTGACGACAGCGTGCAGCCGGTGCCGTGGCCGTCGATCGCCAAGCGCGGCGCGGTGTGTTCGAACTGCACCTGCGCATCGGCATAGCGGTCCACCACGCGGTCGCCTTCGTCGAGGTGGCCGCCCTTGAGCAGCACGCCGCGCGCACCGAGCGCACGCAACGCGCCAAGTGCGGTACGGGCGTGATCGGCATCGGTGATCGGGGTGCCGAGCAGCAGTTCTGCCTCCGGGATGTTGGGGGTGAGCACGGTCGCGCGCGGCAGCAGCCGGGTGCGCAATGCTTCGAGCGCATCGTCGTCGAGCAGTTTGGCGCCGGAGGTCGCGATCATTACCGGGTCGAGCACCACCGGCACGTGCGGGTGCGCGGCGAGCGCGTCGGCCACCGCGACCACGATCGACGCGGTCGCAAGCATGCCGATCTTCACCGCGCGTACGTCGAAGTCGTCGAAGCAGGCGTCGATCTGCGCCTGCAGGAACGCGACTGGCGGCGCGTGCACCGCGCTCACGCCGCGGGTGTGCTGCGCGGTCAGCGCGGCGATGGCCGACAGGCCATGGACGCGATGCGCGGCGAAGGTCTTCAGGTCGGCCTGGATACCCGCACCGCCACCCGAATCGGAGCCGGCGATGCTGAGCGCGGAAGGGGGGCGGGGGGTGTCGGACATGGCGCTATTCTGCCGCAACGCCCGGCGCGCACGTGCCGGCGTCAGTGAACGCGGCGCGCATCGCGCACCAGCGTCCAATGCCGGTAGCCCACATAGCCCAGACCGGTCAGGCCGGTCAGCGCGGCTGGGATCAACAGCGCGCGGTAGTGCAGCGCGCGGAACAGCCAGGTGCCAAGCACGCCGCCACCGAGGAAGCCGGTGATGATCAGGCCGCTGAGCGTGAGCCGGCGCATCGGCAGCGGCTTGCCGCGGATCAGATGGCCCAGGCCGATCCCTAAGTCGGTGAACATGCCGCTGAGATGGGTCGTGCGCACGATCGCGCCGCTGTAGGTGGTCACCATCGCGTTCTGCAGGCCGCAGGCCATCGCTGCCAGCAGCGCGCCGTTGAGGGGCTGGGACGAGAACAGCGGGACCGCGGCCAGCAGCAGCGCCGATTCGAGCGCAAGCGCGGCGCCGTAGCGCCGTCCCAGGCGCAGCGTACTGTCCTGGATGATCAGGCCGCTGAGCATCGCGCCGATGCTGAAGGCGATCAGGATCGCCCACAGATGGCGCACCGAGCGCCAGTCGCCGTCGGCGAGCGCGGCGCCGAGCAGACTGGTGGTGCCGGTGAGGTGGCTGACGGCCAGATGCTCGAAGCCCAGGTAGCCGGTCACATTGACCATGCCGGCAATGCACGCCAGCGTCACCGCGCCCACCCAGACCCAGCGTGGCAACTGCATCCCCATCGTCTCAGCGCATCGCCCGCGGTGGCCGTGCCTTGCTCATGCCGGATCCTTGAGCCGCACGCCGCGGCCGCGTCCATGACTGGCGCGGTCGTTGCCGATCAACTCAACGCCAGCGGTCTCCAGCGCGTCGACGATCTTGGTCAGCGTCGCGATCGAGCCGCGCACGTCGCCCGCGCTGGCCTCCATGCGCTGGATCGTCGGCAGCGAGACACCCGACAGCGCCGCCAGCGCGCGCTGGTCGAGCCCGAGTAATGCGCGCGCGGCACGCAACTGGGTGGCGGAAATCACGGGGACGGCCCTGGACGCATGCCGGCATGTTGCATCGCAGCGAATGCCGATGCAAGCCGGAGCAGTTCAAATCGATGGCTGATGCATCACTTTGGCCCGCCCAGCCTTGGGCGAGGTGGCGATGGGTCAGCCGCGCAGGGTGCGGGGCCGACACCCGCATGCGCGGGTGCCGGCGTTGTGTCGTCCCGTGATCAGGCTGCGGTAGCTGGCGCCGCGGTCAGAGCACTTCGGACGCGAAATCGGCCAGACGCGAGCGCTCGCCGCGGCGCAACGTGATGTGCGCACTGTGCGCCCACTGTTTGAAGCGATCCACCGCGTAGGTCAGGCCCGAGGTCGTCTCGGTCAGGTAGGGCGTATCGATCTGCTCGACGTTGCCCAGGCACACGATCTTGGTGCCCGGCCCGGCGCGGGTGATCAGCGTCTTCATCTGCTTGGGGGTGAGGTTCTGCGCCTCGTCGAGGATCAGATAGCGGCTGAGGAACGTGCGCCCGCGCATGAAGTTCAGCGAGCGGATCTTGATCCGCGACGCCAATAGGTCGTTGGTCGCCGCGCGCCCCCAACTGCCGCCGTCCTGGTTGTGGGTCAGCACCTCGAGGTTGTCGGTCAGCGCGCCCATCCACGGCGTCATCTTCTCTTCCTCGGTGCCGGGCAGAAAGCCGATATCCTCGCCGACGCTGACCG from Luteimonas sp. S4-F44 carries:
- the lptE gene encoding LPS assembly lipoprotein LptE, which encodes MSILRPVSLRLAAVATVLALTLSACGFHLRNALTLPTELGPVDIVSSDPYSRLARSVERALAAAGAQIAPDEAVDVAVLDIRSERWASLPASLDAQGRAQEYTLRYAVVFSMRDADGRDIVPQQAIELARDYLALPTDSIGADSERELLSRELEREMTASIIRRIDAVFRNPQERERG
- the holA gene encoding DNA polymerase III subunit delta, giving the protein MELTPERLAAQLAREPLRPAYLIAGPEPLRVLEAADAVRAAARAQGVSEREVFEPEGRDVDWNALEATFRAPSLFASRRLVELRLPTTKPGKEGAQVIAGFCADPPADVTLLITGGEWSRQHGGKWSEAVAAVGHLVIAWQVKPHELEGWMEARLRSRGVPAERAAVQLLAERVDGNLLAAAQEVDKLALLADGQPLDAARMQALVADAARYDVFRLLDATMNGQPAQAARMLAGLRAEGAAIPALMGMIVMELTRAASLAQVQARGGNMAAEFKAQRIWDARQAGYRRALQRHPAARWDRFVAEAGRIDRIAKGRGRPGIDPADAWLALERLLIAVADARAGALLAA
- the nadD gene encoding nicotinate-nucleotide adenylyltransferase: MLYLVYGGTFDPVHCGHLAIARAARDALGCTVRLMPAADPPHRAPPGADATQRAAMIALAIDGEPGLLLDREELRRGGRSYTVDTLTALRARLGDARPLAWLVGADSLLGLPHWHRWQALFALAHLVVAERPGSGLDGALAPDLAACLADRWTDTPAALSATPAGRVLRLRQPLHPVSATQVRAQAAAGASLAGLVPDAVAAFIEEKGLYRPQLGAPL
- the rsfS gene encoding ribosome silencing factor, which produces MSDTARVIKTRLPEPPPPADVLLRTALDAVDHLKAVDVVDIDVRGRSSVCDFMVVASGTSSRHVKSIADEVVKRAKQLDCQPLGVEGEREAEWVLVDLGDVVVHVMLPRVREFYALERLWTVGDQPPGAGEPRSDG
- the rlmH gene encoding 23S rRNA (pseudouridine(1915)-N(3))-methyltransferase RlmH, with the protein product MKARLVAVGERAPAWVADGFGEYRKRLSHWLPLDLVEVEPGLRGKGRDTVRAMADEGARVLAALPRNAWVVALDGRGRMHSSEDLAQRLEHWRAQGRDLAFLIGGPEGHADAVLARADERWSLGPLTLPHMLVRLVLAEQLYRAAAMLANHPYHRA
- a CDS encoding nucleotide sugar dehydrogenase, whose protein sequence is MSATLPTRDDIRISVVGLGYVGLPLAVAFGRRHPTLGFDIDQARIEQLQAGHDHTRELSEDELRAATHLHYSADPAALARCNVHVITVPTPVDDYRRPDLSALERASRAVGATLAAGDVVIYESTVYPGATEEVCVPILEQASGLRYRDDFHVGYSPERINPGDKLHRLENTLKVTAGSSPAAADFVDALYRDIVEAGTHRVSSIRVAEAAKVIENTQRDVNIALVNELALIFERLGIDTHEVLEAAGTKWNFLPFRPGLVGGHCIGVDPYYLTHKAQQIGYHPEVILAGRRINDSMGLHVAQRLVKLMQQRGIQTAGARVLVLGLAFKENCPDLRNTRVVDVVAELRSYGVEVDVHDPWVAPAYAEHEYGLRPVATPEASAYDAIVLAVAHTQFRELGSAGIRAYGKPGAVLFDVKAILPADEVDARL
- a CDS encoding alpha/beta fold hydrolase, which codes for MNTPSPPLALVAGDGHRYELIARVPASPQRSLLWLPAMGVPARHYLPFAERLAAHGVAVFLHEWRGIGSSGLRAGRHIDWGYRDLLDDIACSEAAMHAAVPDAGRIIGGHSLGGQLACCHLACRPDAAQALWLVASGAPYWRAFPGPRALALPALYRFMAWLSRVNGVLPGRRLGFGGNEARGVIADWTRSGLSGRYRAAGLDLDLDTALHRVDVPVAAAVLADDWLAPASSLRYLLGKLATSALTVATFDAQALGIAADHFAWMRQPDTVADWLAQR
- the thiD gene encoding bifunctional hydroxymethylpyrimidine kinase/phosphomethylpyrimidine kinase, producing MSDTPRPPSALSIAGSDSGGGAGIQADLKTFAAHRVHGLSAIAALTAQHTRGVSAVHAPPVAFLQAQIDACFDDFDVRAVKIGMLATASIVVAVADALAAHPHVPVVLDPVMIATSGAKLLDDDALEALRTRLLPRATVLTPNIPEAELLLGTPITDADHARTALGALRALGARGVLLKGGHLDEGDRVVDRYADAQVQFEHTAPRLAIDGHGTGCTLSSAIAAHLALGASAPDACRQGIDYVHATMRDAYRPGRSAVSVLGHLGPIAR
- a CDS encoding YoaK family protein, producing MGMQLPRWVWVGAVTLACIAGMVNVTGYLGFEHLAVSHLTGTTSLLGAALADGDWRSVRHLWAILIAFSIGAMLSGLIIQDSTLRLGRRYGAALALESALLLAAVPLFSSQPLNGALLAAMACGLQNAMVTTYSGAIVRTTHLSGMFTDLGIGLGHLIRGKPLPMRRLTLSGLIITGFLGGGVLGTWLFRALHYRALLIPAALTGLTGLGYVGYRHWTLVRDARRVH
- a CDS encoding helix-turn-helix transcriptional regulator gives rise to the protein MISATQLRAARALLGLDQRALAALSGVSLPTIQRMEASAGDVRGSIATLTKIVDALETAGVELIGNDRASHGRGRGVRLKDPA